A region from the Rhinoderma darwinii isolate aRhiDar2 chromosome 2, aRhiDar2.hap1, whole genome shotgun sequence genome encodes:
- the MLN gene encoding promotilin encodes MDSRVIVSTFLVAFGLCMLTEKTHGSFLHFFSHSDACNMQGGPCKKFLQQRSEGGELRNMGGLEEEDVLKLKAPVEIEVRLDSQQIENYRNTIENIFRGEPQKS; translated from the exons ATGGATTCCCGTGTGATTGTGTCAACTTTTCTTGTTGCATTTGGTCTCTGCATGTTGACAGAGAAGACTCATGGaagttttcttcattttttctcgcACAGCGATGCTTGTAATATGCAG GGTGGACCATGCAAGAAATTTTTACAACAAAGATCAGAAGGAGGTGAGCTGCGTAATATGGGAGGTCTGGAAGAAGAAGATGTTTTAAAG CTTAAAGCACCCGTGGAGATTGAAGTTAGATTGGACTCACAGCAAATCGAAAATTATCGAAACACTATTGAGAACATCTTTAGAGGTGAACCCCAAAAGTCTTAG